A window of the Alnus glutinosa chromosome 4, dhAlnGlut1.1, whole genome shotgun sequence genome harbors these coding sequences:
- the LOC133865305 gene encoding uncharacterized protein LOC133865305, with product MESSDDEKDGVLANYIPKELTHGLASNDAKFVDEVLNGQNERCCENFRMDKHVFYKLCDILQAKGLLRHTNRIKIEEQLAIFMFIIGHNLRTRAVQELFRYSGETISRHFNNVLNAIMAISLDFFQPPGSNVPPEILEDPRFYPYFQDCVGAVDGIHIPVMVGVDEQGPFRNKNGMLSQNVVAACSFDLRFHYVLAGWEGSASDLQVLNSALTRRNKLQVPEGKYYLVDNKYANMPGFIAPYNGVPYYLKEFPCGYHPQDARELFNQRHSLLRNATDRIFGALKLRFPILMSAPPYPLQTQVKLVVAACAIHNYIRREKPDDWIFRMYEQDRTELQIEESLPTSEVEQPMMHIDTQALDIGLETEEVEISSRLRDSIATEMWNDYIRDFSAM from the exons ATGGAGAGCTCTGATGATGAAAAGGATGGAGTCCTCGCTAATTACATCCCAAAAGAACTGACCCATGGTTTGGCATCTAATGATGCAAAATTTGTAGATGAAGTACTTAATGGTCAAAATGAACGATGTTGTGAAAATTTTCGCATGGATAAGCATGTATTTTACAAGTTATGTGATATTTTGCAAGCCAAAGGCTTGCTACGGCACACAAATCGAATCAAGATTGAGGAGCAATTAGCCATTTTCATGTTCATAATTGGTCATAATCTACGTACTCGAGCTGTCCAAGAGTTATTCCGATATTCAGGAGAAACCATCAGTCGCCATTTCAATAATGTCTTAAATGCAATTATGGCCATTTCATTAGATTTCTTTCAGCCTCCAGGGTCCAATGTTCCACCTGAGATCCTGGAAGATCCAAGATTCTATCCATACTTCCAG GATTGTGTGGGAGCAGTTGATGGCATCCATATTCCGGTGATGGTAGGTGTAGATGAGCAAGGACCTTTCCGCAATAAGAATGGCATGCTTTCACAAAATGTTGTGGCAGCTTGCTCATTTGATCTCAGGTTCCATTATGTTCTAGCCGGCTGGGAAGGCTCAGCATCAGATTTGCAAGTCCTAAATTCTGCACTCACCAGGCGAAACAAACTTCAGGTCCCTGAAG GTAAATACTACCTTGTAGACAACAAGTATGCAAATATGCCAGGTTTCATTGCCCCGTATAATGGTGTTCCCTATTACTTGAAGGAGTTTCCTTGCGGCTATCACCCCCAAGATGCCAGAGAGCTATTTAATCAACGGCACTCATTGTTACGAAATGCCACCGATCGTATATTTGGCGCTTTGAAGCTCCGATTTCCTATATTGATGTCTGCTCCTCCATACCCGTTACAAACACAGGTGAAGTTGGTCGTGGCAGCGTGTGCGATACACAATTACATCCGTAGGGAGAAACCAGATGATTGGATTTTTAGAATGTATGAGCAAGATAGAACTGAACTACAAATCGAGGAGTCTTTGCCAACTTCAGAGGTGGAGCAGCCCATGATGCATATTGACACCCAAGCGCTGGACATTGGTTTGGAAACAGAAGAAGTAGAAATCTCTTCGCGACTGCGGGACTCTATTGCAACTGAGATGTGGAATGACTATATCCGTGATTTCTCAGCCATGTAA